The genomic region ACCAGTACCCGCTTAATACTATTAACTTCAGAATATTTGGGGACAAATTTGTCTTTTTCTTCCCATTTTTGTAAATTATCTTTAATGATTGCATCTTTGAGATAGATAGGATTATTCACTCCCACATTAGTTTTATATTCCAATCCTTTCAAATCTGAGAGAGTAATGTTACTATGAGGATTAAACCTTACCCATCTTTCTATTAACATAGGGCAACTAATCCAAATTACGCCATGACTTAAAGAAGGAACTGGAAGCCACAGAATAGAAGCATCACCAATCCAAATATCTCCTTGTTCCAGTTGATTGAATTCGGCAATTTCTTCCTGATCTTTAATCTTTACTTTTCTCCTATCTGGTTGTTGTTCGTATTCAGCAACAAAATCTGTATCCTTTAAATCCTCCAGTCGTGGTCCAAATAGTCGCACTTTTTTCACGCGATTGTTTTCAGTTGCTCTTAATCTACCTCTAATTGTGCTAGAAGGTACATAAGGTAAATTAGTATGAGATTCTCGCGCAATTCCTAGCAAATTTCCCTCTTGGGTTACACCACCTGTATGTAAAGGGGAAATCGAGTACAAAGAGACTAAATTAAAGTTATTTTGTTCACTCATGATTATTCACCGATTCCAAAGTAAAGTACCGTAATTTAAGCTACATAAAGTCTGCAACCATTTTTCTTTTACTTCCGCTTGGGGTAGGGGTAATAGTTGCTGCAAAGATTTTTTGTCAGTTTCACTCAACTTTTCATAATTATCTTTAAATCTGTACACTGCGCCCGGTGCGACATAAGCCCGTTGAGGTGACATTGGTGTTTTCACATAACGTGATTTACCACCCCACAATAATGGTCTATCACTCACACAACCTGCTAAAATTTCTTGCCAGTAATACGGATATACACCATAAATCATTTTTTCGGGTTGGGTTTGTGCCAGTCCAGGGGTGAGTAAATAGGCTTTGTTGCTTGTATTTGTAGGCTTTCTCAAAGATTCTAGTTCTTGTAAAACAGACTCTTGGAAATCATCAAAGTTGTGCTTTTTATTGTTGTCCTTCTTATTGTTCTTATCGGCATTATTAAATAAATCCTTTAGAGGATAAACTAAAGCCTGGTGTCCTTCTCCTCCTAACCGCACTATTGATGATGGTAATTTTGTATTGACAGCCGCAATCAATTTCCAATGTTTGTGTAATCTAACAGCTACTTCTGTAAAGTAACCATTTTCTGATTTAACTTGGCGTTGATTTGCTGCCATTTGAATGTGGGATAATACTTGTTTCTGCCAAGGGTCTGAGTGAAAGTCTTTTCCGTTGCATTTATAAGTTAAATTCGCACCTTTGAGATATTTAATCAGAGCTTGGGCTTTTATCCAAGGGTTTGGATATCCACTAATATATTCTTCTGTTGGCGAATTTTGTGATTTGGGATTATTTGCTGTGGCTGAAAGTACAGGTGTCACCATTGGCGAAATACCACCATCTGGAAAATGTTCAGGGTCAAATCCCAGATGTTGCCATTTTGGGTCTTGGCGGTTTAAGGGTTCTAAATAGGTGAGACGCTCCCATTTTTTTGCCGTTTTATTTTTGCTGACAGTTTCTTCTTCATATATTTGTTTAGTGCTGACACTGAGTAAGTCTTTAGGTGTGGGTAGGAAAATTTCTGGTGTTCCCCCTAGCTCATGATGCAGTAAAAATGCACCAAAAAATTCTAGTTTTTGGGCTTTATCTACCAGGGAACGCAAGGCTTGAAAAACCGTGATTGGTACGGGAGGAAAGATACTTTTAGCCCAAGCACCTTCTCCGGGTGAAAAGGGTTTGGTTTCTCGAAATAAGAGGATATCGATGGGTTCAATTACATACCATTCCATATTTTTTGTATTTTGATAATTTCAGTTTTTTGTAGGGGTTTAGCAATGCTAAACGTCTTCTATTTTTATTCGACTTCAAAGAAGCTAAAGGCTACAGCTTGAAAACTTCACCCTGGAACAATCTTACAACACTTTTTCGTGATATGCAAATTTTTCCCCGAATAATTGAGAATATATATCAATCCGTGCAAAAATCCCTAAACTTTCTTTCCTCCTACATCCTGCCAAGAAACTTCCTGTTGTCGCCGTGACACCAAAAAAGCACTAAAACGTAACAAATTCGCCAAATCTTCCGATTTTGTACCTAAAACTTCCCCCTCTCCTGACTCTCTAGCTGTTTCCTTCGCCCCCCAAGCCCATTGTTCCCAAGCGTCCAACCACCCAAGTAAAGCAGTTTCCACTTCCTCAGCAAGTTGTTGATCCCGACTTACAAGTATTGCTTGTGCGGCTTTACGAAACATAAAACTATCTTTAGTCACCTCTGCATGACGTGGCAACTCTTCACTTAAACGATACAACACTGGACTAAAATCTACCTCTTGATATGCTTGCAAAAAATTCCACCATAATGGCAATAAATGACCTTTCATTAAAGCTTCTAAGGTATTGCCAG from Cylindrospermopsis curvispora GIHE-G1 harbors:
- the cmr4 gene encoding type III-B CRISPR module RAMP protein Cmr4, whose product is MSEQNNFNLVSLYSISPLHTGGVTQEGNLLGIARESHTNLPYVPSSTIRGRLRATENNRVKKVRLFGPRLEDLKDTDFVAEYEQQPDRRKVKIKDQEEIAEFNQLEQGDIWIGDASILWLPVPSLSHGVIWISCPMLIERWVRFNPHSNITLSDLKGLEYKTNVGVNNPIYLKDAIIKDNLQKWEEKDKFVPKYSEVNSIKRVLVLPDQYCTTVIQMSLWRQVKIKLDQHKTVDRGFRYEEAIPPDTLMYFPWGTTFQANGTAETSRQNFQNLINANPVLQIGGQEGLGRGFVQMWIDSPDNWKSRL
- a CDS encoding type III-B CRISPR module-associated Cmr3 family protein gives rise to the protein MEWYVIEPIDILLFRETKPFSPGEGAWAKSIFPPVPITVFQALRSLVDKAQKLEFFGAFLLHHELGGTPEIFLPTPKDLLSVSTKQIYEEETVSKNKTAKKWERLTYLEPLNRQDPKWQHLGFDPEHFPDGGISPMVTPVLSATANNPKSQNSPTEEYISGYPNPWIKAQALIKYLKGANLTYKCNGKDFHSDPWQKQVLSHIQMAANQRQVKSENGYFTEVAVRLHKHWKLIAAVNTKLPSSIVRLGGEGHQALVYPLKDLFNNADKNNKKDNNKKHNFDDFQESVLQELESLRKPTNTSNKAYLLTPGLAQTQPEKMIYGVYPYYWQEILAGCVSDRPLLWGGKSRYVKTPMSPQRAYVAPGAVYRFKDNYEKLSETDKKSLQQLLPLPQAEVKEKWLQTLCSLNYGTLLWNR